A DNA window from Actinomadura luzonensis contains the following coding sequences:
- a CDS encoding serine/threonine-protein kinase: MRVSNRYRLLEPLGEGGMGVVWRAYDELLDRTVAIKEVRYAGVGDAKRAELNRRTIREARAAGRLDHPSVVVVHDVVEEDGRPWIVMQLVRSRSLAQVVREQGPLPPGQVAAIGGRVLDALRAAHATGVLHRDVKPENVLLADDGRVVLTDFGIASLEAEAGLTATGGLVGTPAYMPPERLNGEPARPESDLWSLGATLYAAVEGEPPFKRDSWAATVAAVLRDRPEPPRRAGALTPVVMGLLHRDPAARTPAEEAARLLYEIATAPGPAAPGPATPGPAAHAWPSAQAARAGHGPHFGSTAHTGPGGPSPATAHQGRHPGSHTTLPEQQRRRRGRALRVGVPAAVAALAVLGAGGFLLREHWATPAATTTTTSASTQAQASATATAPPTTAPPDTPSPTPSRSPARSLPAGWRAVTNKEGGFTIGLPKGWQASKNPTRDSISVTGPGTPGELIVEWTVPDLPWQDPKAHWLALEKEIRAKGEFEGYTRIGITGVRYLGLKAADWEFTRMRSGELIHVINRGFHTADGRPFALYWEAPDSRWAQDRRYFDAFAKTFRPL; the protein is encoded by the coding sequence GTGCGCGTCAGCAACCGGTACCGCCTGCTCGAACCGCTCGGCGAGGGCGGCATGGGCGTGGTGTGGCGCGCCTACGACGAGCTGCTCGACCGCACGGTCGCGATCAAGGAGGTCCGGTACGCGGGCGTCGGCGACGCCAAGCGGGCCGAGCTCAACCGCCGCACGATCAGGGAGGCCAGGGCGGCGGGCCGCCTCGACCACCCCTCGGTGGTGGTCGTCCACGACGTGGTCGAGGAGGACGGCCGGCCGTGGATCGTCATGCAGCTCGTGCGCTCGCGCTCGCTGGCGCAGGTGGTGCGCGAGCAGGGGCCGCTGCCGCCCGGGCAGGTGGCGGCGATCGGCGGCCGGGTGCTGGACGCCCTCCGCGCCGCGCACGCGACCGGCGTGCTGCACCGCGACGTCAAGCCCGAGAACGTGCTGCTCGCCGACGACGGCCGGGTGGTGCTGACCGACTTCGGCATCGCCTCGCTGGAGGCGGAGGCGGGGCTGACGGCGACCGGCGGGCTGGTGGGCACGCCCGCGTACATGCCGCCGGAGCGGCTGAACGGCGAGCCCGCCCGGCCGGAGTCCGACCTGTGGTCGCTGGGGGCGACGCTGTACGCGGCCGTCGAGGGCGAGCCGCCGTTCAAGCGCGACTCGTGGGCGGCGACCGTGGCGGCGGTGCTGCGCGACCGGCCCGAGCCGCCGCGCCGGGCCGGGGCGCTGACGCCGGTCGTGATGGGGCTGCTGCACCGCGACCCGGCCGCCCGGACGCCCGCCGAGGAGGCCGCGCGACTGCTGTACGAGATCGCGACCGCGCCCGGCCCCGCCGCGCCCGGCCCCGCCACGCCCGGACCCGCCGCGCACGCGTGGCCCAGCGCGCAGGCCGCCCGTGCCGGGCACGGACCGCACTTCGGGTCCACCGCGCACACCGGGCCCGGCGGGCCGTCGCCCGCGACGGCTCATCAGGGGCGTCACCCGGGCTCCCACACCACGCTGCCCGAGCAGCAGCGGCGGCGGCGCGGCCGGGCGCTGCGCGTCGGGGTGCCGGCCGCCGTGGCGGCGCTGGCGGTCCTCGGCGCGGGCGGCTTCCTGCTGCGCGAGCACTGGGCCACGCCCGCCGCGACGACCACGACCACGTCCGCGTCCACGCAGGCCCAGGCCAGCGCTACGGCCACCGCTCCGCCCACCACCGCCCCACCGGACACGCCGTCGCCCACCCCGTCCCGGAGTCCGGCGCGCTCGCTCCCCGCCGGCTGGCGGGCGGTGACGAACAAGGAGGGCGGCTTCACCATCGGCCTGCCCAAGGGCTGGCAGGCCAGCAAGAACCCCACCAGGGACAGCATCTCCGTCACCGGCCCCGGCACGCCGGGCGAGCTGATCGTCGAATGGACCGTCCCCGACCTGCCGTGGCAGGACCCGAAGGCCCACTGGCTGGCCCTGGAGAAGGAGATCCGGGCCAAGGGCGAGTTCGAGGGCTACACGCGCATCGGCATCACCGGCGTCCGGTACCTTGGGCTGAAGGCGGCCGACTGGGAGTTCACCCGGATGCGCTCCGGCGAGCTCATCCACGTGATCAACCGCGGTTTCCACACCGCCGACGGCCGCCCCTTCGCCCTCTACTGGGAGGCCCCCGACTCCCGCTGGGCGCAGGACAGGCGTTACTTCGACGCCTTCGCCAAAACCTTCCGCCCCTTGTGA